In Brachybacterium saurashtrense, the genomic stretch GCACCTCTGGGACCTCGAGCGGAGCCCCTACGCCTGGCTCGCCGACGCCCCCGCTGCGCTGCGCCGCACCGTCACGATCGAGGACGTGCGCGAGGAGCTGCGCGCGCTCGGCGTCACCCGCGTCGTCCTCGTCCAGGCGGACGACACCGCCGAGGACACCGCCCACCTGCAGACGACCGCCCGCGCGATCGAGGCCGACGGGTGCCTCGCCCGCGCCGACGTGGTCGGCTGGTTGCCGCTGAGGGACCCAGAGGCGGTGCGCGCCGCGCTCGCTGACCCGGAGCACACCGATCACCTCGTGGGCGTCCGTCACCTCGTGCACGACGACCCCGACCCCGGCTTCCTGGACCGGCCCGAGGTGGCGCACTCCCTGGACCTCCTCGCGGAGGCGGGCCTGCCGCTGGACGTGCCCGACGCCTTCGAGCGTCACATGGCGCAGGTGGTGCGCATCGCCGAGCGGCATCCCACCCTCACCGTCGTCCTCGACCACCTCGGCAAGCCTCCGCTCGGGGACGCTGCGGCGATGCGCCGCTGGGACGAGGAGATCGCCGCGATCGCGACGCACTCGAACGTCGTCGCGAAGCTGTCCGGGCTCTCCACCAGCGGCGACGGCGACTTCGCGGACGCCGTCGAGCGGGCCCGCGCCCTCTTCGGCCCGGACCGGCTGATGATCGGCTCGGACTGGCCGATCGCGCCGCGCGCGCTCGACGTCTCCGCCGGCTTCGCACCGCTGCTCGCGCACCTGCGCACCTGGGACGCGGCCGACGTCGCCGCCGTCACCCACGGGACCGCGGCCCGCGTCTACCGCCGCCTCGGCGAGGCGCGGGCCGCCGGGTGAGCGGGAGGTGAGCGCGTCCTCCGCCTGAGGCCGTGGTGCGGTGCGGGTGCGAACAGTCGGCTCACGAACCAGTGCCGGCCCGGATGCGGTTCGTCAGTGGGCTGTTCGATCGTCCGTGCCGGGTGCCGGGTGCCGGGTGCCGGGTGCCGGGTGCCGGGTGCCGGGTGCCAGGTGGCCGCCGGACCGGGCCCGGTTCACTCCGCCGGCGGCTCCCCCTGCTGCAGCAGCCACGACTCGACCCCCGCCACGTGCGCCGCGGCGTAGATGCGGGCCAGATCGGGGCGGCGTGCCCGCAGCGCGTCGAGGATCCGCCGATGCTCGGCGAGGGTGCGCTCGATCGCGGAGTCGTCGGTGAGGCCGCGCCAGATCCGCGCCCGCGCACTGGAGCCGCCCAGGCTCTCCAGCAGCGTGCTCAGGTAGTTGTTGGGGCAGCGGTCGTTGATCAGGCGGTGGAAGGCGACATCCGCCATGACCAGCTCCTCGATGCCGGAGCTGGCGTCGATGTCCTCCATGATCCGCTCCAGCTGCGCGAAGTCCTCGTCGGTCAGGTGCGGGCAGGCCTGCTCCACGGCGACCGGCTCGAGCAGTCGTCGGATCTCCAGGATCTCCACGTAGCTGGCATCCCGGTGCAGGTCCAGCACGAAGGCGAGGGACTCCAGCAGCTGCTCGGGCTCGAGCGCGGTGACGTAGGTGCCGTCGCCCTGGCGCACGTCCAGCACGCGGATCACCGCCAGCGCCTTCACCGCCTCGCGCAGAGAGTTGCGGGACACCCCGATCCGCTCGGACAGCTCCTTCTCCGGCGGGAGGCGATCCCCGGGCGTCAGCTCGCCGTCCACCACCATCTGCTTGATGGCGGCGATGGCGCGGTCGGTGACTGCGGAGGCCATCTCGTGTGCTCCTTCGTGGTCGATCGGGGGAGTGGGCGGCGCGAGCGGCGCGGCGTCCCGAGATCCGATGTCTCCCCGATGGTCGGCGGCGATCGGGACGAGTCTGCCACGTCGCTCCTCGAGATCTGGGAGGAAAGGTCGCGTCCACGCCACATACTGCCGTTGACACATCCTATGTTTTACGGCAGTCTCACTAGTGCGCAGTAAACGTCCGATGTATGGATGTGCTCACGGCCCTGCTTGAGGATCATCGACGATCCTCGCCCGAGGAGAAGACATGAATGCTTCCACCACGCGAATGCCCTCGCTGTCCCGCCGTTCGTTGCTCGCGGGCGTGGGCGCAGCCGTCCCGCTCGCAGCATTGGCCGGGTGTGGAGGCTCGTCGAGTTCCGGCTCCGACCCCAGCACCACTCTGTACACATGGATCTCGAACGAGAATGACAGGGCGCAGTGGCAGGCGTTCGTCGATGCGGCGAAGGAGGTCGACCCGGAGTTCGAGCTCACACTCGAGGGGCCGAGCTTCGAGGACTACTGGACGAAGGTGAAGACTCGGATGTCCTCGAACGACGCGCCATCCCTGCTCACCACGCAGGCGGCGCGCGCGCAGGAGCTCGATGCGCTGCTGGCTCCGCTCGACGACCTCGCCGAGAGCGCCGGCATCGATCTCGGGCAGTACAACGAGGCGATGATCGGCGGTATGACCGTGGACGGCACTGTGCGGGCGATCCCGTACGACGCCGAACCCATGGTCCTGTTCTACAACAAAGCGCTGTTCACCGACGCGGATCTCGAGTTGCCGGGGTTGTCGTACACGATGGATCAGTTCCTCGACAACGCCAGCGCCTTGACGTCGGGCGATGCATACGGGCTCGCGATCTCCGCCGGACTCGTGCATCTCGGAATGTCGATCGGCTTCGCGAACGGGGGAAGCCCGGTGACCGACGGTGCGCTGTCGCTCACGGATCCGAAGATCGTCGAGGGCCTGCAGTTCAGTTTCGACCTGGTCACCGAGCATGAGGTCGCTGAGGCGCCCGCTGCGGTGGACTCCGAGCCCGCCGCGCAGCAGGCGCTCATGAACGGCGACGTCGCCATGTACGTCGACGGCCCATGGATGTACCAGGCCTACGCCGACGCTCTCGGCGAGGATCTCGGCGTGGCGATCATTCCTTCCGAGTCGGGGGAGGCGAGAGGACTCATCCAGGGATCCGGCTTCGGTATCGCCTCCAACGCGAAGGATCCGGAGGCCGCCTTCGCGTCCGTCATGGCCATCACCACGCCGGAAGTGATCGGATCTGTCGCGAACGCGCGCGGCACATTCCCCTCGATTGCATCGGAAGAGCAGCAGTGGGCGGAGGGAAAGGCCGAGGACAACGTCGCTGCGGTCACGGCGCTCGCCGAGAACGGCGCGCCGTTGATCACCACGCCGACGTGGAACGAGGTGGGATCGCAGTTCTCGCAGTTCGCCACGGACGGCTTCCGGGGGAACCGGAGTGCTGAGGAGATCCTCGGAGAGATCCAGGCGGCGATCGGCTGATGGCGGCGCCAGTCGTCCAAGCGCCGGCCGGAGCGCCGGGCGTCGCGCCGGCACGTGCCGCACTCGGACGAGCCGGCCGGGCGCGCAGCGGATGGACAGTCGTGCCCTATCTCGGCCCGGGGATGCTGGGATTCGCGATCTTCATCGTGGTGCCTCTCGTCGTCTCCCTGGTGATAAGCGTCTTCGACTGGCCGCTGTTCGGCGCCCCTGAGTTCGTGGGCCTCCGGAACTACCAGTACATGCTGGACGGCGATCCGGCGTTCTGGGTCAGTCTCCGCAACACGCTGATCTTCGCAGTGCTCTACACCGCCGTGAACCTCGCCGTCGCACTCGGTCTGAGCTACTGGCTGATGAACCTCGGCGGGCGGTGGGCGGCGTTCTTCCGAGTGCTCTTCTTCATCCCCGTCGTGACGCCGATGATCGGCAATGCCCTCATCTTCCGGCTCATGCTCAACGACGACGGCATCGTGAATCAAGCACTGGCCGTCATCGGCATCGAGGGGCCCCAGTGGCTGAACGTGCCCGGGTGGGCAATGTTCTCCCTGATCATGATGTCCCTCTGGCAGGGGATGGGATACAACATCATCGTCCTCGGTGCCGGCATCGCGGGGATCAACCCGAGCGTGCTGGAGGCGTCGAGGATCGATGGAGCGGGCCCGGTGAGCAGGTTCTTCCGCGTGGTCTTCCCGATGCTGACTCCCACGATCTTCTTCTGCACGATCATGACCGTGATCGGGGCGTTCAAGGTGTTCGCGCAGCCCTATGCGCTCACCGAGGGCGGTCCCGGAAATGCCACCAACACTCTGGTCCTGCACCTGTACCGCAACGGCTTCTCGTTCGACAGGCTCGGATACGCCTCCGCGCTGGCATGGGTCCTGTTCGTCCTCGTCATGCTGATCACCGCCGTCCAGTTCAGCCAGCAGAAGAGGTGGGTCACCTATGACAGCTGAAACGATGACACCTGCAGCGCCCACGATGCGCCATCGCCATCGGGGGCAGGTTCTCTCCCGGGTCCTCATCTGTGTGGTGGGTGCGGTGTTCCTCTTCCCGTTCGTATGGATGGTCGCGACATCGCTCAAGCCTACGAACGAGGTCTTCGCCAGCGGGACGAGCTTCTTCGGGTCACGCATCGAGTGGAGCAACTACTCGGTGGCCTGGACGGCGATCCCCTTCGGACGCATCCTCATCAACAGCTTCCTCGTCGCGTTCGCGGGAGCTCTGCTCACCGTCTCGGTGTCGGTGCTCAGCGCGTATGCCTTCAGCAGGTTCAGATTTCGCGGGCGCGCGGCGTTGTTCGGCGCGTTCCTCGCGACCATGGTGCTCCCGCAGGAAGTGCTGATCATCCCGCTCTATCTCATGATGCAGCGTGCGGGGCTGGTCAACTCGTACCCGGCGCTGATACTCCCCTTCGCGTTCGGCGCCTTCGGCACCTTCCTGATCAGGCAGTTCCTCTTGTCGCTCCCGCCGGACTACGAGGAGGCGGCCACCATCGACGGAGCGAGTCGCCTGCGCACTCTCGTCAGCGTGATCGTTCCGCTGCTGCGAGCCCCGATATCGGTGGTCTTCGTGTTCGCCTTCATCGAGTACTGGGGGAGCTTCCTGTGGCCTCTCATCGTGGTGAACGACGCCTCGATGGCGACCGTGCCGATCGGCCTGCAGATGTTCTCCGGGGAACGAGGAACCGACTGGGGACCGCTCATGGCCGCAGTCACCCTCGTCGTGCTTCCCAGCCTCCTCATCGTCGTGCTGCTGCAGAAGCAGTTGCCGCAAGGCGTCTCCATGGGGGGATTCGGCGGCCGGTGAGTCGCTGAGCCGCCCCTTCGCCCACCCCGTCACCGACCG encodes the following:
- a CDS encoding amidohydrolase family protein; translated protein: MTPAPAPAPDPAPAPDPAPDPDATPGPVTDAHLHLWDLERSPYAWLADAPAALRRTVTIEDVREELRALGVTRVVLVQADDTAEDTAHLQTTARAIEADGCLARADVVGWLPLRDPEAVRAALADPEHTDHLVGVRHLVHDDPDPGFLDRPEVAHSLDLLAEAGLPLDVPDAFERHMAQVVRIAERHPTLTVVLDHLGKPPLGDAAAMRRWDEEIAAIATHSNVVAKLSGLSTSGDGDFADAVERARALFGPDRLMIGSDWPIAPRALDVSAGFAPLLAHLRTWDAADVAAVTHGTAARVYRRLGEARAAG
- a CDS encoding FadR/GntR family transcriptional regulator; translated protein: MASAVTDRAIAAIKQMVVDGELTPGDRLPPEKELSERIGVSRNSLREAVKALAVIRVLDVRQGDGTYVTALEPEQLLESLAFVLDLHRDASYVEILEIRRLLEPVAVEQACPHLTDEDFAQLERIMEDIDASSGIEELVMADVAFHRLINDRCPNNYLSTLLESLGGSSARARIWRGLTDDSAIERTLAEHRRILDALRARRPDLARIYAAAHVAGVESWLLQQGEPPAE
- a CDS encoding ABC transporter substrate-binding protein codes for the protein MNASTTRMPSLSRRSLLAGVGAAVPLAALAGCGGSSSSGSDPSTTLYTWISNENDRAQWQAFVDAAKEVDPEFELTLEGPSFEDYWTKVKTRMSSNDAPSLLTTQAARAQELDALLAPLDDLAESAGIDLGQYNEAMIGGMTVDGTVRAIPYDAEPMVLFYNKALFTDADLELPGLSYTMDQFLDNASALTSGDAYGLAISAGLVHLGMSIGFANGGSPVTDGALSLTDPKIVEGLQFSFDLVTEHEVAEAPAAVDSEPAAQQALMNGDVAMYVDGPWMYQAYADALGEDLGVAIIPSESGEARGLIQGSGFGIASNAKDPEAAFASVMAITTPEVIGSVANARGTFPSIASEEQQWAEGKAEDNVAAVTALAENGAPLITTPTWNEVGSQFSQFATDGFRGNRSAEEILGEIQAAIG
- a CDS encoding carbohydrate ABC transporter permease, producing MPYLGPGMLGFAIFIVVPLVVSLVISVFDWPLFGAPEFVGLRNYQYMLDGDPAFWVSLRNTLIFAVLYTAVNLAVALGLSYWLMNLGGRWAAFFRVLFFIPVVTPMIGNALIFRLMLNDDGIVNQALAVIGIEGPQWLNVPGWAMFSLIMMSLWQGMGYNIIVLGAGIAGINPSVLEASRIDGAGPVSRFFRVVFPMLTPTIFFCTIMTVIGAFKVFAQPYALTEGGPGNATNTLVLHLYRNGFSFDRLGYASALAWVLFVLVMLITAVQFSQQKRWVTYDS
- a CDS encoding carbohydrate ABC transporter permease encodes the protein MTAETMTPAAPTMRHRHRGQVLSRVLICVVGAVFLFPFVWMVATSLKPTNEVFASGTSFFGSRIEWSNYSVAWTAIPFGRILINSFLVAFAGALLTVSVSVLSAYAFSRFRFRGRAALFGAFLATMVLPQEVLIIPLYLMMQRAGLVNSYPALILPFAFGAFGTFLIRQFLLSLPPDYEEAATIDGASRLRTLVSVIVPLLRAPISVVFVFAFIEYWGSFLWPLIVVNDASMATVPIGLQMFSGERGTDWGPLMAAVTLVVLPSLLIVVLLQKQLPQGVSMGGFGGR